The Brachyhypopomus gauderio isolate BG-103 chromosome 1, BGAUD_0.2, whole genome shotgun sequence genome includes a window with the following:
- the mbd1b gene encoding methyl-CpG-binding domain protein 1b isoform X2 yields MEKKGGDAETDPVSPMVREDGDDSEHNTNHSGSTETTNNSVGQDITGNKTVESLEEPPVDWLEPLEEDYDDDDDQSWDVDLEGLARESERSVRGRGGGAGRIRKRGRQFTEEGWEDFPLLGQGWKRRVVLRRSGLSVGQSDIYYMSPTGERLRSRIELLRYTSNTIDLTNFDYKLGKFLDDVPKRGPKRKRLGRSSPGDCGFSSESSFQNEAVDVGDRTYSPGPPFSLAPSSRQSEAGTPSPGPSQRDPSLTHVIPSMLPNRPNGPSKGGWVPRAADPSGVLGICIRCRNSFTGTEGQTSCEKCSKASKDDRNIVFRKWLPCGFCRACQVTEDCGMCASCRNGKLNPDLRQPVRCRRRKCLCPSLKRRSEDVTSTAQSGSTIQERRLSERLVAINTVSKESVPGFKESQYSDSDVQSPYDDGDDDDGDERLLKKSLRSCGRCKGCMSNTDCGICDYCINKPKFGGSNKRLKCRQRQCKRETKTWVALNRTRFTYNRKKMSRRNRECWNFEFSDNEGEQERRMKDGAVGAWHGEKDRQGSSHCNGQGAEPALNAAVHAAHFERETQHVRCAQKQPRGAAATPPHSPVLPRPPAEEEEDQEGPTITQIFSLGGSFGSGGVDLEPELLQLLSALRGAVLPVLWCPVLAEGPRLQLLQCSKLSPMADTAVQIEPGFRFHVSVQGQPLLPTHKVYYNHPVRLTTATEVAALLEDLERYAVCRGMERDVPAALGPVIPERAATCEFLVSPEVKCCVMCKKAQQRQ; encoded by the exons ATGGAGAAGAAGGGAGGGGATGCAGAAACAGACCCCGTGTCGCCGATGGTGAGGGAAGATGGTGATGACTCTGAGCACAACACGAACCACTCCGGCAGCACGGAAACAACAAACAACAGTGTTGGGCAGGACATAACTGGAAATAAGACCGTCGAAAGCCTGGAGGAGCCTCCCGTCGACTGGTTGGAACCTCTGGAGGAGGATTACGACGACGACGACGACCAGAGTTGGGACGTTGACCTGGAGGGTCTGgccagggagagtgagaggagtgtgagggggagaggCGGTGGAGCAGGACG AATTAGGAAGAGAGGACGGCAGTTCACAGAAGAAGGCTGGGAGGACTTTCCACTGCTGGGACAGGGGTGGAAACGCAGAGTGGTGCTTCGTCGTTCTGGCTTGAGTGTGGGGCAAAGTGACATCTACTACATGAG CCCCACAGGTGAAAGATTGAGGAGTAGGATTGAGTTGCTGAGATATACTAGTAACACTATAGATCTTACAAACTTTGACTACAAACTGGGGAAATTTCTTGATGACGTACCAAAGAGAGGTCCAAAG AGGAAGAGGCTGGGCCGCTCTTCCCCAGGCGACTGTGGTTTCTCATCAGAATCCAGCTTTCAGAACGAAGCTGTGGACGTTGGGGACAGGACCTACAGTCCCGGGCCTCCGTTCAGTCTGGCCCCATCCTCCAGACAAAGTGAGGCCGGCACCCCTAGCCCGGGCCCGTCACAAAGGGACCCCAGTCTGACCCACGTCATCCCGTCCATGCTCCCCAACAGACCCAACGGGCCCTCCAAAGGAGGCTGGGTCCCGCGCGCCGCAGATCCCTCGGGTGTTCTCGG CATCTGCATAAGGTGTAGGAACTCCTTTACAGGTACAGAAGGACAGACCAGCTGTGAAAAATGCAGTAAAGCAT CTAAAGATGACCGCAATATTGTCTTCAGAAAG TGGCTTCCGTGTGGGTTCTGTCGGGCATGCCAGGTGACCGAGGACTGCGGCATGTGCGCAAGCTGCAGAAACGGCAAGCTGAACCCGGATTTGCGGCAGCCAGTGAGGTGCCGCAGACGCAAGTGTTTGTGCCCGTCCCTGAAG AGGAGGTCGGAAGACGTGACTTCTACGGCACAGTCCGGTTCAACA ATACAAGAACGGCGCTTGTCAGAACGATTAGTAGCTATTAACACTGTTTCCAAG GAATCTGTGCCAGGTTTTAAGGAATCCCAG TACAGTGATTCGGATGTACAGTCGCCATATGATGATGGCGACGACGACGATGGTGACGAG AGGTTACTGAAGAAGAGCCTTCGGTCGTGTGGCCGGTGTAAAGGCTGTATGTCGAACACAGACTGTGGCATCTGCGATTACTGCATAAACAAGCCCAAGTTTGGTGGGAGTAATAAGAGATTGAAGTGTCGCCAGCGCCAGTGCAAGAGAGAAACTAAA ACCTGGGTTGCACTGAACAGGACCAGGTTCACGTATAACCGCAAGAAAATGTCCCGCCGGAACAGGGAATGCTGGAACTTTGAGTTCTCTGATAATGAAGGGGAGCAGGAGAGGAGAATGAAGGATGGCGCTGTTGGTGCGTGGCATGGGGAGAAAGACCGGCAGGGCAGCTCCCACTGCAACGGGCAG ggggcggagcctgcccTCAACGCAGCCGTGCATGCAGCGCACTTCGAGCGTGAGACGCAGCATGTGAGATGTGCTCAGAAACAGCCAAGGGGAGCTGCCGCCACACCACCTCACTCCCCTGTGCTCCCCCGGCCTCCggccgaggaagaggaggatcagGAGGGTCCGACG ATCACACAGATCTTCAGCCTGGGGGGCAGTTTTGGCAGTGGTGGCGTGGACCTGGAGCCCGAGCTGCTCCAGCTGCTGTCAGCCTTGCGCGGCGCAGTGTTGCCCGTGCTCTGGTGCCCCGTCCTGGCCGAGGGCCCTCGCcttcagctcctgcagtgctccaAACTCTCACCCATGGCGGACACGGCCGTGCAGATTGAGCCCGGCTTCCGCTTTCACGTCAGTGTGCAGGGCCAGCCCCTGCTGCCCACGCATAAGGTCTACTACAACCATCCGGTCCGGCTAACTACGGCGACAGAGGTCGCCGCCTTGCTGGAGGACCTGGAGAGGTACGCCGTGTGCCGGGGTATGGAGCGGGACGTCCCGGCCGCCCTCGGCCCTGTCATCCCTGAGCGTGCGGCCACGTGTGAGTTCCTCGTGTCGCCGGAGGTGAAGTGCTGTGTGATGTGTAAGAAGGCTCAACAGAGACAGTGA
- the mbd1b gene encoding methyl-CpG-binding domain protein 1b isoform X1, protein MEKKGGDAETDPVSPMVREDGDDSEHNTNHSGSTETTNNSVGQDITGNKTVESLEEPPVDWLEPLEEDYDDDDDQSWDVDLEGLARESERSVRGRGGGAGRIRKRGRQFTEEGWEDFPLLGQGWKRRVVLRRSGLSVGQSDIYYMSPTGERLRSRIELLRYTSNTIDLTNFDYKLGKFLDDVPKRGPKRKRLGRSSPGDCGFSSESSFQNEAVDVGDRTYSPGPPFSLAPSSRQSEAGTPSPGPSQRDPSLTHVIPSMLPNRPNGPSKGGWVPRAADPSGVLGICIRCRNSFTGTEGQTSCEKCSKASKDDRNIVFRKWLPCGFCRACQVTEDCGMCASCRNGKLNPDLRQPVRCRRRKCLCPSLKRRSEDVTSTAQSGSTIQERRLSERLVAINTVSKESVPGFKESQYSDSDVQSPYDDGDDDDGDERLLKKSLRSCGRCKGCMSNTDCGICDYCINKPKFGGSNKRLKCRQRQCKRETKTWVALNRTRFTYNRKKMSRRNRECWNFEFSDNEGEQERRMKDGAVGAWHGEKDRQGSSHCNGQPHSSDMAHSHRPKSTSSAARVQSSLQVDTVVRNGPQTRRDAMKSLPAVGAEPALNAAVHAAHFERETQHVRCAQKQPRGAAATPPHSPVLPRPPAEEEEDQEGPTITQIFSLGGSFGSGGVDLEPELLQLLSALRGAVLPVLWCPVLAEGPRLQLLQCSKLSPMADTAVQIEPGFRFHVSVQGQPLLPTHKVYYNHPVRLTTATEVAALLEDLERYAVCRGMERDVPAALGPVIPERAATCEFLVSPEVKCCVMCKKAQQRQ, encoded by the exons ATGGAGAAGAAGGGAGGGGATGCAGAAACAGACCCCGTGTCGCCGATGGTGAGGGAAGATGGTGATGACTCTGAGCACAACACGAACCACTCCGGCAGCACGGAAACAACAAACAACAGTGTTGGGCAGGACATAACTGGAAATAAGACCGTCGAAAGCCTGGAGGAGCCTCCCGTCGACTGGTTGGAACCTCTGGAGGAGGATTACGACGACGACGACGACCAGAGTTGGGACGTTGACCTGGAGGGTCTGgccagggagagtgagaggagtgtgagggggagaggCGGTGGAGCAGGACG AATTAGGAAGAGAGGACGGCAGTTCACAGAAGAAGGCTGGGAGGACTTTCCACTGCTGGGACAGGGGTGGAAACGCAGAGTGGTGCTTCGTCGTTCTGGCTTGAGTGTGGGGCAAAGTGACATCTACTACATGAG CCCCACAGGTGAAAGATTGAGGAGTAGGATTGAGTTGCTGAGATATACTAGTAACACTATAGATCTTACAAACTTTGACTACAAACTGGGGAAATTTCTTGATGACGTACCAAAGAGAGGTCCAAAG AGGAAGAGGCTGGGCCGCTCTTCCCCAGGCGACTGTGGTTTCTCATCAGAATCCAGCTTTCAGAACGAAGCTGTGGACGTTGGGGACAGGACCTACAGTCCCGGGCCTCCGTTCAGTCTGGCCCCATCCTCCAGACAAAGTGAGGCCGGCACCCCTAGCCCGGGCCCGTCACAAAGGGACCCCAGTCTGACCCACGTCATCCCGTCCATGCTCCCCAACAGACCCAACGGGCCCTCCAAAGGAGGCTGGGTCCCGCGCGCCGCAGATCCCTCGGGTGTTCTCGG CATCTGCATAAGGTGTAGGAACTCCTTTACAGGTACAGAAGGACAGACCAGCTGTGAAAAATGCAGTAAAGCAT CTAAAGATGACCGCAATATTGTCTTCAGAAAG TGGCTTCCGTGTGGGTTCTGTCGGGCATGCCAGGTGACCGAGGACTGCGGCATGTGCGCAAGCTGCAGAAACGGCAAGCTGAACCCGGATTTGCGGCAGCCAGTGAGGTGCCGCAGACGCAAGTGTTTGTGCCCGTCCCTGAAG AGGAGGTCGGAAGACGTGACTTCTACGGCACAGTCCGGTTCAACA ATACAAGAACGGCGCTTGTCAGAACGATTAGTAGCTATTAACACTGTTTCCAAG GAATCTGTGCCAGGTTTTAAGGAATCCCAG TACAGTGATTCGGATGTACAGTCGCCATATGATGATGGCGACGACGACGATGGTGACGAG AGGTTACTGAAGAAGAGCCTTCGGTCGTGTGGCCGGTGTAAAGGCTGTATGTCGAACACAGACTGTGGCATCTGCGATTACTGCATAAACAAGCCCAAGTTTGGTGGGAGTAATAAGAGATTGAAGTGTCGCCAGCGCCAGTGCAAGAGAGAAACTAAA ACCTGGGTTGCACTGAACAGGACCAGGTTCACGTATAACCGCAAGAAAATGTCCCGCCGGAACAGGGAATGCTGGAACTTTGAGTTCTCTGATAATGAAGGGGAGCAGGAGAGGAGAATGAAGGATGGCGCTGTTGGTGCGTGGCATGGGGAGAAAGACCGGCAGGGCAGCTCCCACTGCAACGGGCAG CCTCATTCTTCTGATATGGCCCACAGTCACAGACCAAAAAGCACCTCCAGTGCAGCCAGAGTTCAG TCCAGCCTCCAGGTGGACACTGTCGTGAGAAACGGCCCCCAAACCAGACGAGACGCAATGAAAAGTCTTCCTGCTGTA ggggcggagcctgcccTCAACGCAGCCGTGCATGCAGCGCACTTCGAGCGTGAGACGCAGCATGTGAGATGTGCTCAGAAACAGCCAAGGGGAGCTGCCGCCACACCACCTCACTCCCCTGTGCTCCCCCGGCCTCCggccgaggaagaggaggatcagGAGGGTCCGACG ATCACACAGATCTTCAGCCTGGGGGGCAGTTTTGGCAGTGGTGGCGTGGACCTGGAGCCCGAGCTGCTCCAGCTGCTGTCAGCCTTGCGCGGCGCAGTGTTGCCCGTGCTCTGGTGCCCCGTCCTGGCCGAGGGCCCTCGCcttcagctcctgcagtgctccaAACTCTCACCCATGGCGGACACGGCCGTGCAGATTGAGCCCGGCTTCCGCTTTCACGTCAGTGTGCAGGGCCAGCCCCTGCTGCCCACGCATAAGGTCTACTACAACCATCCGGTCCGGCTAACTACGGCGACAGAGGTCGCCGCCTTGCTGGAGGACCTGGAGAGGTACGCCGTGTGCCGGGGTATGGAGCGGGACGTCCCGGCCGCCCTCGGCCCTGTCATCCCTGAGCGTGCGGCCACGTGTGAGTTCCTCGTGTCGCCGGAGGTGAAGTGCTGTGTGATGTGTAAGAAGGCTCAACAGAGACAGTGA